CTCGTCATGAGTTTAGACTACGGACCACGACGGTGTTCGTGGAAATCGCTTATCTGCTGTATTAGTTACTCTGATGAAGAATTTTTCTTCaccaaagttttattatatattaccaaaataaatttttaaatttttattcaaatataattaaagCCTGAATGTAACAAAaagcaataatttaaaaaatttttagttttataaacaaataaaaaactattagtgaaaaaaaatgtttttttttttttatgaaatttgcCCACGGTACTGTCaaaacaaaagtaaaaaaattttttatttattaatatgttaaaaaaaaatttgatattttctaAAATCCGTCCAAATTAAGATATTGTAATGGTCCTTATGTCATTTTCTTCAGTTTTTAATGTactttacgaaaaaaaatatgataatgacccaaaaaatagttttgatagaaaaatacttaaaaaactGAAGAAACTATGAAATTTTCGACttctgagtaaaaaaaaaaataggtaaCTCAATTTTTCGACCAAATATcaataaagataaataaatccgCCGAGAAGCCGAAAAGAATGACACCAAAACAAAGTACATCtcaaatccttttttttttatcgcaaaAAATGTAGGCAGCCccacttttatataattaccgaactcaataatgattttatttactaacttatttacagattatttaaattacaggcaattttttttacaagtagtaattaaatttaaaaaaaattctaattaaaaaattttaaatctactATTTGTATATATCGTTAAAACCCAATAATTGATAGGGTACCATAATTGTTTCAATTAtgtggttttattttttttaaatgtgttaATTAAtctcttaaatatttactgaACTATCAACtctaattcatttattttaaatcgactgaaattttttcatacaaatCATGCCGACtgtttaaataactttataataataataataataataataataataataataataataataataataataataataataataataagtgtgAACGTAGCTGACAATtggcaatttttaaatttctgaataaatatataaaatgcaaatagaataaaaatttaaaaatacgtatttaaataattgataaatcggtacgcgcatttttttgaatttcattattttaataaattaatttatttatttaaaatttataaatggtcgctacactcacactcataaaaataatatttgactGACTTCAGACGTGttggaaatataaataagaatTGGAAACAGTGTTGCCAGAACCTGCGATATTTTTACTCCCTCCTGCCAGTGCCAGTACACGCCATGTTATTTTACCACAGGaaggaataaaaatatcgCACGATCTGGCAGCACTGGCGGCACTGATTAGAAAGTAAAACTCCACACTCCACTTGATCATTCGAACCTCACATTTCGCCGAGTTTATctgctttaatttctttatttattcatcagttcatttttgtaaaaaaaaaaaaattgataaagatGCCTGGCAAACCAGATTACAAAGTTGGTAAGTTAATATTGTATctttaataaaagttaatttattttattatatacattttataaattaagattctgtaaatttatatatttttccacgTGGTGATTGACCGGTTTGGTTtatcttaacaattttttcccttgttatcaataataatgttCTTTGTACacagatattaatttaatataaattttatatttatgaaatattgatAAGATGACATATTAAAATggaataaaactatttttaaataatatatattttcataatatgaAACATGTGCTTTTAGGGTGAGACAAAATGaatttaagggcattctcagacagtgtcccccactttttaaaaatatgcaatgactcaactatcataaccgtattaaaattttattaatcaattaaaaaaaaattttaattttaattgaaaaaagtacaacgtagtcgtaatttcgttgcgatatagaatttagaaaaaattacttacaattgatatcaattgggagttaaacgaaattttttaagtaaattttagtcaacaaaatttaaaaattcgaattataaaatcgaCAGGACAATTTtacggaaatttatttaacgaattttgtttaactcctaattgatatcaagtgtaaataattttttttaaaatctatatatcgtcgaaattacgactacgttgtccttttttcaattaatgctttagttttttttttaattaattgataaaaatttgatacgcttatAACAGTTAaagtcattcaaaatttttaaaaagtggggggcactgtctgagaatggccttaataatttaattttagttgaTCGAACAgagttaaatttgaaatttttataaactagtgaaaaaaaactaatgcatttatttaacgatcttgaagttagcagacaattaaaaatttttggaatttttttttgaacaattaaatttgaagaaacaaaaactaaaaatatgcacacgtagaaaatttaaaagattacaagtgcaatttttaaaatattttttttgtcataatttgtcgtttttcaaaaaatccaaaaatgattaggcgtcggttaacttcagtatcatatttatttatgaatgtgaatgtagcagacagacaaatttaaaattataaataaatagagtaaataattaagaaaataaaattgataacaaatacacttactaattttaaaattttttaaatccgcatttctttaaaattttattttattaattatttactctgtttatttataattttgaatttgtctgatgtctgctacaatcacactcatatttatttaaaattagaactagataaatatcaataagaaaaaaatcaacataCAGACAagtcagtaaataaaattaaataattatcagacaatgatttataaaaaatattatagaaaatttatctcaACGTTAATGAAAGTTACAATGAAACAtcactataaatttttagaaaaatatttatatttaaatactgcaattaatgatactgaaagtagcagacatcagacaattttttaattattatgaattaattagttataagtaaaatacaatttttagaaattgcccaaaaagatttttcaaagtttttcatgtgaaattttcaaaagtttttccTATTAGTATTTTAcgtgtttatttaaaagaatttaatttttttaatgtctgctactttcagtatcgttgtaattaatataatgTAACTTGCTGTTATTGcagttaataaatatgtaacatagttataaataattatcagaactgggttaaaaatatatgtataatttttttttagctgatATTTCCTTAGCAGAATGGGGAAGGAAAGAGATTACAATGGCAGAAAATGAGATGCCAGGATTGATGGCATTACGTAAAAAATAtggaccaaaaaaaatattgaaaggAGCGAGAATAGCCGGTTGTCTGCATATGACTGTACAAACAGCCGTACTCATTGAAACTTTGGTTGAGCTTGGAGCAGaggtaaaaattaccatatTTACAATActgactgttttttttttattttcatttttatttatcatcttttgaattaaaaatttagtagtTTAAGATGAAACGGGTTATCTATTGACCTTAGGAACTATTTTGTAATGTGCGTTAGTCATTACTTATCAGCagtacattaatattaattgatttgttttatttttttttttaaggtccAATGGTCGTCTTGCAACATATTTAGTACACAAGATCATGCTGCTGCGGCTATCGCGAAAACGGGAGTGCCAGTTTACGCATGGAAAGGCGAGACTGAAGAAGAATACACCTGGTGTATTGAGCAGacaattgtatttaaaaatggaCAGCCACTTAATTTAATTCTTGATGATGGAGGGGACCTAACGAATCTTGTTCACGACAAATATCCTGAGTATTTAGAAAATTGTCGTGGTGTATCTGAAGAAACAACTACTGGAgttcataatttatataaaatggtcaaaaatggTACTCTTAAAGTACCAGCAATAAATGTCAATGACTCTGTCACAAaggtatattttataataatttaggtAATCGTTTAAAATCACGGCTCCACACATATTTCAAAGTTCCAGGTGCTTACACTTTAAATAtccataaataaactttttccacGTGTTCAGTTATACGGCGGATGAAGTTTTCGTGTATTTTTGTCGTTAAAACATGATACCTATCCATGCTTTGCACCTCAagggttaaaaatttatgaaaataacataaaatcttaaaaattttccaaaataaatttttaaatatataattataatttttatataataccgtaagatggacggtggagtTTTAAAGGTCTATCTAAAAGCTACAATAATTTTGAAGCTCTTGTAATACTTGAAAATTGGCATATCCTTGTTATTTCATCACTTTTACGGTGTATACAAACTCACCTAACAGTGAGATGCAAATAATTTGGACGGTATTCGCTTCCCTCTGCTAGTATAATATTGAACGAAGCCCGCTACACGGTCTTAGTTCAGTCCGTACAAGTATAAGGCGTAGTCCTAGGCAAGAGTACGTTCGTATACCCTTGCTGATAAATCCGTTAACGTACTCAGGACGAAACTACTACTTGTTATGGCACATAgacatataatttaaattttggtggTTGACTTAAGAGTCAATGCATAGAAAAATAAGGAAATCATGTCAATTAGTGCAGTGTGGCACGGAACTGGAAAATGTTAAAGATAATCTCAAAATTAAGCATATTTTCTATCTTTTGTATAAGCTTATAGATTATTGATGCTTATATAACacataattaaacaaatatatcTTCAACCCCCCACCGAATACTTGCTGTTGAAATTTGTTTCAAAGCAATTTGTCTAAAATTGGATTTTTGATTGTTTTTAACAGGTGGAGTCGTGATTGtaaatgattaccataatttaaatttgaataccatttaaaaataattaatattaataatgaattttttatttttatagagtaAATTTGATAATCTTTATGGATGCCGTGAGTCATTAATTGATGGAATAAAACGTGCAACGGATGTAATGATTGCTGGAAAAGTATGTGTTGTAGCTGGATACGGTGATGTTGGTAAAGGATGCGCTCAGAGTCTTCGTGCTCTTGGTGGACGAGTTATCATCACTGAAATAGATCCAATAAATGCTCTCCAAGCAGCTATGGAAGGTTACGAAGTAACGACAATGGAAGAGGCTGCTCCAAAAGGACAAATTTTTGTTACCACCACTGGCTGTAAAGATATTATTGGAGGTCATCACTTTGAAGTCATGCGCGATGATGCAATTGTCTGTAATATTGGTCACTTCGACTGTGAAATTCAAGTCTCGTGGTTAGATAAGaatgctaaagaaaaaataaatattaaaccaCAAGTTGATAGATACACTTTGAGTAATGGAAGACATGTTATCGTTCTGGCTGAAGGACGTCTTGTTAATTTGGGGTGTGCTACTGGACATTCGAGCTTTGTAATGAGCACTTCGTTTACTAATCAAGTATTAGCCCAAATTGAACTATGGACTAAATTTGAGTCATACACTGTGGATGTTCACATGCTTCCCAAAAAGGTTAAATTACAATTCATTACTtattctaattattaattttataaataaattatgtgaatgttcttttttttttagttggaTGAAGAAGTTGCTGCGTTACATTTAGACCATCTTGGTGTCAAACTAACAAAATTGACTACCGAACAAGCCAAATACCTGGATATTCCAGTCAACGGGCCATTTAAACCCGATCACTATAGATATTGAAGACCTTTTTTTcatcagaaatgaaaaatttggtactattaatatttttatgttttattattattaggaaTTACACAATGACTCAGGGTAAATTTAAgaacaaaattattacaatctgatgaaaatcaaattttcacgtacaaaattataattgtaaaaaaatatcagttgtagtaaaatattttccctttgaataaaaaaaaattaaaacaaatttattatttaaatatttttgtatcaaTTCATAGCTAATGAAAAAGAATTTgctaacaaaaatttttgttagcAAATAacaacttgaaaaaaaaagtatttattattgaattggCGAAAATTTGGCAggtctttaaaaaattatcacttttttcttctttttcgtATTTAAGTGGGTGAGCAATACGTGAGACATTTCGTCTCACGTATACCAAAACAATgtttaaactataaaatacattacattatatttaaatttcaaatttatatataaatattgataattaaatttgatgatttcgccaaagaaaaattaatttataaaacattttataaaaaaatttatcaatgccCAGATCGCACCACGAGGAGGTATCATCAATTGCGTTCCGCACACACGAAAAAAGAGGATTAGTCaatgattattttaagtaaaaataattaaattttcactgaACCCAATTGATGACTCAACTATTTTACCACATGTTAAATAATCTGCTTGAAGATTCAGAAAAAATCATTTGGATTTTCTTCGGAACCGGAAGCGTCATTTTCAATTGCTGCCTCAATATCCAAATCGTCTATTTCTCCATCTACATTATCATCAAGTCGAGGCCTTTTTGCTGGGGGAAGCAAAAGTGCATCTTCTTCTGATAATGTAGGTGGATcaatttctctcaaagttaatCCTTCCTGCAACTCACCATTCACGAACCCCGGGTAAACTTTCTTAATATCCAAAAGGAATTGCATGATCTGAGAACCGTTGTCGTTAAACTTCTTCAAGACATTTCGTCTGTACCAAAACAAAGCCATGTATTTGTGAAGAAGTTTAGATGTTTTACGACAAACAATGCTCTTCAGCAATTTATTTTGGTTCTCTAAATCATTGAAGGTGTTGGCCTCATCAATTCCGCGGTACTGTTTTGCACTGTCAGTACATAGTCTGAAACTATTGTTGTCAACGTATCTCTTAATATATGGCCACAATTCTCTTTTGGATTTTgaatttacttgaaaaaaaagaccTGTCTGGTCTTCCTTGCAATACAAACCTAAAACAGTTGTAGTCATTTGTCCGATAATCCGACCCCGATTATACTTACGTTTTGTTAAAAACATTTCGTCAATCTGGACCGTTTTACCGTCACCACCAAGAACAACATTAGTGTGTGATGCGATTATTTCAGCTATTTCACTACAAGAACTGAAATAATCACATACAGTATTCCAACTTAGCTCAAAATCATCATCGTGACGACGCCAAGCCTGTAGATTACTGAACACATCactaattttcatttcaatgacGAAACAAATGACGATTGCAAGGATTTCTCTTAATGAAATACGACATAAATTTCCATCAAAAAAAGTGTTAGTATTcggattaataatttaacgacAAGAtttgaatccttttttctTTGTACCTTTTATAGAACATCTCCATACCCATTTGAGTTTTTTGCTAGCAAAATTCTCAACAGACATTGGGAGCCCGCAACATAATGGCGGAGTTGAATTGCGTGAAGGTATCAAGCCTATTTCTTCTAAAAAAGAAATAGTTTGATCTTCACTATCAATTAACTTGTTAAAAGAtacaaagaaattaaaattatccaaATCTTTATGCAGTAACGGATGTTTACTTGACATTTTGTGACTTGCAAAAAGTTTAACTCCAAGCGAAATACAAATTGACCGCTTGTTACTGATAACAACAccacaataataaaaaatattatatatatatagtatgtaatcaaaaaatcttaaattccAGGAATCTCGTGTTATATtacaaaaatagttttaaattccATCTCCTAGTGCGACCgtagcgaaaaaaaattcaactcaaATTGgcacgaatttttaaaattttaacttcaaCAAGCATATTTATGCTTGTATCTCCGGAAGTAATAAAGATAATGCCATTCGGATTTGAAATTCATTCTTGAGAAGATGAATTACATCTTCAGTGcattgctgaaaaaaaaattttaattaaaaaaattcctaaattctatatctcgaaaactacacggaaaaaaaatagtagtggctactctctgggatagtactgagtaatttcagtaaaaaaaaaaattttagacagtaTTATATGCTATCTAGACTGTATCCATTACTATCTAGACTATATCCACTACTGTCCGGgatagtactcagtactatcccagagagtagccactacttttttttttcgtgtaagCAAGAtatcgtaaaattttattcgtcaAAAGTCTTATTTTTTCGAGCCCTACAAAAATCCGTGATCATTTGGCAGCTTGCGCGGACGGCCGTTTAAAAATGGTCATGTTA
The Microplitis mediator isolate UGA2020A chromosome 6, iyMicMedi2.1, whole genome shotgun sequence genome window above contains:
- the LOC130669360 gene encoding adenosylhomocysteinase codes for the protein MPGKPDYKVADISLAEWGRKEITMAENEMPGLMALRKKYGPKKILKGARIAGCLHMTVQTAVLIETLVELGAEVQWSSCNIFSTQDHAAAAIAKTGVPVYAWKGETEEEYTWCIEQTIVFKNGQPLNLILDDGGDLTNLVHDKYPEYLENCRGVSEETTTGVHNLYKMVKNGTLKVPAINVNDSVTKSKFDNLYGCRESLIDGIKRATDVMIAGKVCVVAGYGDVGKGCAQSLRALGGRVIITEIDPINALQAAMEGYEVTTMEEAAPKGQIFVTTTGCKDIIGGHHFEVMRDDAIVCNIGHFDCEIQVSWLDKNAKEKINIKPQVDRYTLSNGRHVIVLAEGRLVNLGCATGHSSFVMSTSFTNQVLAQIELWTKFESYTVDVHMLPKKLDEEVAALHLDHLGVKLTKLTTEQAKYLDIPVNGPFKPDHYRY